In the Hylaeus volcanicus isolate JK05 chromosome 1, UHH_iyHylVolc1.0_haploid, whole genome shotgun sequence genome, one interval contains:
- the LOC128873904 gene encoding U6 snRNA-associated Sm-like protein LSm3, producing MADETEQVPAINVKEPLDLIRLSLDERIYVKMRNERELRGRLHAYDQHLNMVLGEAEETVTTVEIDEETYEEVYRTTKRNISMLFVRGDGVILVSPPSMRAPL from the exons ATGGCTGATGAAACAGAACAG GTTCCAGcaataaatgttaaagaacCATTAGACCTAATAAGACTAAGCCTTGATGAACGAATATACGTTAAAATGAGAAACGAGAGAGAACTACGAGGACGGTTacac GCTTATGACCAACATTTAAATATGGTATTGGGAGAAGCAGAGGAAACTGTAACTACTGTAGAAATCGATGAAGAAACGTATGAAGAAGTTTATCGCactacaaaaagaaatatttctatgcTATTCGTCCGTGGTGATGGTGTAATTTTGGTTTCTCCACCTAGTATGAGAGCTCCGTTATAA
- the LOC128873894 gene encoding sperm flagellar protein 1-like, which yields MSLASETGDNLEEIYIWIEQMTFSRPKKNLARDFSDGVFMAELLKRYYPRHVDIHNYIPGNSTAKKIVNWCTLNRKVLSKLDIKLGKDVIYQLANSQPGVIEKVLTDVRIKILKDCNADRDSLYSAYEEDEKGEAIKSILNSDEIANKTVPRQVFIKLKQQLEEKNEVINSLQQKVVHLETLMKLKDQRIADLSTQVIKPTEPCPTPNTISKFRVKT from the exons atgAGCCTCGCATCGGAAACCGGTGATAACCTCGAGGAAATATACATTTGGATCGAGCAAATGACATTTTCCAGGCCAAAGAAAAACCTTGCTCGAGATTTTTCTGACGGTG tttttatggCCGAGTTGTTAAAACGATATTATCCTAGACACGTGGACATACACAATTACATACCTGGGAACAGCACTGCAAAAAAGATAGTTAATTGGTGCACCCTGAATCGCAAGGTACTTTCTAAGCTCGACATAAAATTGGGAAAGGATGTAATTTATCAATTAGCAAATTCGCAACCGGGAGTTATTGAAAAAGTGTTGACCGAtgtacgaattaaaattttaaaagattgcAATGCCGACAGAGACTCTTTGTACTCTGCATACGAGGAAGATGAAAAAGGAG AGGCAATCAAGTCGATACTTAATTCTGACGAGATAGCGAATAAAACTGTTCCAAGACAAGTTTTCATCAAACTCAAACAACAGCTAGAGGAAAAGAATGAAGTTATAAATTCGCTTCAACAAAAAGTGGTTCATCTTGAAACTTTGATGAAACTAAAAGATCAAAGAATCGCAGATCTTAGCACACAAGTAATAAAACCTACAGAGCCTTGTCCTACACCTAACACAATCTCAAAATTTCGTGTTAAAACATAG
- the LOC128873861 gene encoding putative inorganic phosphate cotransporter isoform X3: protein MAGKNYSKGTRSIMLPMRYVMAIMGSIGLAIIYGFKVNVSVAIVAMVNHTAVKLSSMHDLQVENTTAITAEECHHDSVSSDMAKAVVEDGPFVWNEPLQGLILSSYFWGYMASLLPGGRMAELLSAKWVMNGSVLLNVVASILSPVAAQIHYSLFIVMRVIQGIGGGVTFPAMHVMVAKWAPPNERSVLASIVYAGKQSLSIVICVFFFRYRSKHLLATGTALGTVISILLTGILAANLNWTWIFYIEGALCLIWCTVWWILIEDSPEEQTKFITQEEKDYIMQSLGHSKNFIEKKERLAVPWREVLRSKPFMAILIAHFCSNFGWYMLLIELPTFMNQILKFDMSSNAGLSSMPFLCMWIFTMILSKVLAVMQSKEWITVTTSRKIGTLFSSIVPMICLIGVSYVGCNRILAVALMTIGVTCIGGMYSGFLSNHIDIAPNFAGTLVAITNCVATIPGFVVPIFVGKLTHGNQTIGAWRIIFFATVGLYIVETIVYTIFGSGEEQPWNKTKPTDEEASDQTLSLKDDTRM from the exons ATGGCTGGCAAGAATTATTCTAAGG gaACAAGGAGTATCATGCTCCCTATGCGATACGTGATGGCGATCATGGGTTCTATTGGACTCGCCATCATTTATGGGTTTAAGGTAAACGTAAGCGTAGCGATTGTGGCTATGGTAAACCACACTGCTGTAAAACTATCCTCGATGCATGACTTACAAGTCGAGAATACAACTGCGATTACCGCGGAAGAGTGTCACCACGATAGTGTTTCTTCTGATATGGCAAAAGCTGTCGTCGAg gaTGGTCCGTTTGTATGGAACGAACCATTGCAAGGTCTTATTTTATCGTCCTACTTTTGGGGGTATATGGCGTCGTTGCTTCCGGGAGGAAGAATGGCTGAACTATTATCCGCGAAATGGGTGATGAATGGATCCGTGCTTCTGAACGTCGTAGCGTCTATACTATCACCTGTTGCTGCCCAAATCCACTACTCCCTCTTCATCGTGATGAGAGTCATTCAGGGAATCGGTGGA GGTGTAACATTTCCTGCTATGCATGTCATGGTCGCCAAGTGGGCTCCACCGAATGAGAGAAGCGTTCTCGCCTCGATCGTTTATGCGGGTAAACAATCACTTTCTATTGTAATATGTGTCTTCTTCTTTCGCTATAGAAGTAAACATTTGCTTGCTACAGGAACCGCGTTAGGTACTGTGATTTCTATACTTCTGACGGGTATACTAGCCGCAAATCTCAATTGGACATGGATATTCTACATAGAAGGAGCACTTTGCTTAATTTGGTGCACTGTCTGGTGGATATTGATCGAAGACAGCCCGGAAGAACAAACGAAGTTTATTACCCAAGAAGAGAAGGACTACATCATGCAGTCTTTGGGCCacagtaaaaatttcattgaaaaaaaagag AGATTAGCGGTTCCGTGGAGGGAAGTCCTAAGGTCTAAGCCATTTATGGCTATTTTAATAGCACACTTCTGTAGCAATTTTGGTTGGTACATGTTGCTTATCGAGCTGCCTACATTTATGAATCAGATTTTAAAATTCGACATGAGCTCG AATGCTGGTCTCTCTTCCATGCCATTCTTATGCATGTGGATTTTCACTATGATTCTTAGTAAGGTACTAGCCGTTATGCAGAGTAAAGAATGGATCACGGTAACAACGTCGAGAAAAATTGGGACACTCTTTT CATCTATAGTACCCATGATCTGCTTAATAGGAGTATCTTATGTTGGCTGTAATCGAATATTAGCTGTCGCATTAATGACAATTGGAGTAACTTGTATCGGTGGAATGTATAGTGGATTCTTATCGAATCATATCGATATTGCTCCAAATTTTGCTGGTACACTCGTTGCTATTACAAATTGTGTCGCTACCATTCCTGGATTTGTAGTGCCGATATTTGTAGGAAAATTGACGCACGGAAAT cAAACTATAGGAGCCTGGCGAATCATATTTTTCGCGACTGTCGGATTGTACATAGTTGAAACGATAGTTTACACTATTTTTGGAAGCGGTGAAGAGCAGCCCTGGAACAAAACTAAACCAACCGACGAAGAAGCAAGCGATCAGACATTATCTTTAAAAGACGATACTAggatgtaa
- the LOC128873861 gene encoding putative inorganic phosphate cotransporter isoform X4 codes for MAGKNYSKGTRSIMLPMRYVMAIMGSIGLAIIYGFKVNVSVAIVAMVNHTAVKLSSMHDLQVENTTAITAEECHHDSVSSDMAKAVVEDGPFVWNEPLQGLILSSYFWGYMASLLPGGRMAELLSAKWVMNGSVLLNVVASILSPVAAQIHYSLFIVMRVIQGIGGGVTFPAMHVMVAKWAPPNERSVLASIVYAGTALGTVISILLTGILAANLNWTWIFYIEGALCLIWCTVWWILIEDSPEEQTKFITQEEKDYIMQSLGHSKNFIEKKERLAVPWREVLRSKPFMAILIAHFCSNFGWYMLLIELPTFMNQILKFDMSSNAGLSSMPFLCMWIFTMILSKVLAVMQSKEWITVTTSRKIGTLFSSIVPMICLIGVSYVGCNRILAVALMTIGVTCIGGMYSGFLSNHIDIAPNFAGTLVAITNCVATIPGFVVPIFVGKLTHGNQTIGAWRIIFFATVGLYIVETIVYTIFGSGEEQPWNKTKPTDEEASDQTLSLKDDTRM; via the exons ATGGCTGGCAAGAATTATTCTAAGG gaACAAGGAGTATCATGCTCCCTATGCGATACGTGATGGCGATCATGGGTTCTATTGGACTCGCCATCATTTATGGGTTTAAGGTAAACGTAAGCGTAGCGATTGTGGCTATGGTAAACCACACTGCTGTAAAACTATCCTCGATGCATGACTTACAAGTCGAGAATACAACTGCGATTACCGCGGAAGAGTGTCACCACGATAGTGTTTCTTCTGATATGGCAAAAGCTGTCGTCGAg gaTGGTCCGTTTGTATGGAACGAACCATTGCAAGGTCTTATTTTATCGTCCTACTTTTGGGGGTATATGGCGTCGTTGCTTCCGGGAGGAAGAATGGCTGAACTATTATCCGCGAAATGGGTGATGAATGGATCCGTGCTTCTGAACGTCGTAGCGTCTATACTATCACCTGTTGCTGCCCAAATCCACTACTCCCTCTTCATCGTGATGAGAGTCATTCAGGGAATCGGTGGA GGTGTAACATTTCCTGCTATGCATGTCATGGTCGCCAAGTGGGCTCCACCGAATGAGAGAAGCGTTCTCGCCTCGATCGTTTATGCGG GAACCGCGTTAGGTACTGTGATTTCTATACTTCTGACGGGTATACTAGCCGCAAATCTCAATTGGACATGGATATTCTACATAGAAGGAGCACTTTGCTTAATTTGGTGCACTGTCTGGTGGATATTGATCGAAGACAGCCCGGAAGAACAAACGAAGTTTATTACCCAAGAAGAGAAGGACTACATCATGCAGTCTTTGGGCCacagtaaaaatttcattgaaaaaaaagag AGATTAGCGGTTCCGTGGAGGGAAGTCCTAAGGTCTAAGCCATTTATGGCTATTTTAATAGCACACTTCTGTAGCAATTTTGGTTGGTACATGTTGCTTATCGAGCTGCCTACATTTATGAATCAGATTTTAAAATTCGACATGAGCTCG AATGCTGGTCTCTCTTCCATGCCATTCTTATGCATGTGGATTTTCACTATGATTCTTAGTAAGGTACTAGCCGTTATGCAGAGTAAAGAATGGATCACGGTAACAACGTCGAGAAAAATTGGGACACTCTTTT CATCTATAGTACCCATGATCTGCTTAATAGGAGTATCTTATGTTGGCTGTAATCGAATATTAGCTGTCGCATTAATGACAATTGGAGTAACTTGTATCGGTGGAATGTATAGTGGATTCTTATCGAATCATATCGATATTGCTCCAAATTTTGCTGGTACACTCGTTGCTATTACAAATTGTGTCGCTACCATTCCTGGATTTGTAGTGCCGATATTTGTAGGAAAATTGACGCACGGAAAT cAAACTATAGGAGCCTGGCGAATCATATTTTTCGCGACTGTCGGATTGTACATAGTTGAAACGATAGTTTACACTATTTTTGGAAGCGGTGAAGAGCAGCCCTGGAACAAAACTAAACCAACCGACGAAGAAGCAAGCGATCAGACATTATCTTTAAAAGACGATACTAggatgtaa
- the LOC128873861 gene encoding putative inorganic phosphate cotransporter isoform X1 yields the protein MAGKNYSKGTRSIMLPMRYVMAIMGSIGLAIIYGFKVNVSVAIVAMVNHTAVKLSSMHDLQVENTTAITAEECHHDSVSSDMAKAVVEDGPFVWNEPLQGLILSSYFWGYMASLLPGGRMAELLSAKWVMNGSVLLNVVASILSPVAAQIHYSLFIVMRVIQGIGGGVTFPAMHVMVAKWAPPNERSVLASIVYAGKQSLSIVICVFFFRYRSKHLLATGTALGTVISILLTGILAANLNWTWIFYIEGALCLIWCTVWWILIEDSPEEQTKFITQEEKDYIMQSLGHSKNFIEKKERLAVPWREVLRSKPFMAILIAHFCSNFGWYMLLIELPTFMNQILKFDMSSNAGLSSMPFLCMWIFTMILSKVLAVMQSKEWITVTTSRKIGTLFSSIVPMICLIGVSYVGCNRILAVALMTIGVTCIGGMYSGFLSNHIDIAPNFAGTLVAITNCVATIPGFVVPIFVGKLTHGNVSNCISVLLFIHSNLNAQEYFKYNNNTLFVDYFIYFYLQQTIGAWRIIFFATVGLYIVETIVYTIFGSGEEQPWNKTKPTDEEASDQTLSLKDDTRM from the exons ATGGCTGGCAAGAATTATTCTAAGG gaACAAGGAGTATCATGCTCCCTATGCGATACGTGATGGCGATCATGGGTTCTATTGGACTCGCCATCATTTATGGGTTTAAGGTAAACGTAAGCGTAGCGATTGTGGCTATGGTAAACCACACTGCTGTAAAACTATCCTCGATGCATGACTTACAAGTCGAGAATACAACTGCGATTACCGCGGAAGAGTGTCACCACGATAGTGTTTCTTCTGATATGGCAAAAGCTGTCGTCGAg gaTGGTCCGTTTGTATGGAACGAACCATTGCAAGGTCTTATTTTATCGTCCTACTTTTGGGGGTATATGGCGTCGTTGCTTCCGGGAGGAAGAATGGCTGAACTATTATCCGCGAAATGGGTGATGAATGGATCCGTGCTTCTGAACGTCGTAGCGTCTATACTATCACCTGTTGCTGCCCAAATCCACTACTCCCTCTTCATCGTGATGAGAGTCATTCAGGGAATCGGTGGA GGTGTAACATTTCCTGCTATGCATGTCATGGTCGCCAAGTGGGCTCCACCGAATGAGAGAAGCGTTCTCGCCTCGATCGTTTATGCGGGTAAACAATCACTTTCTATTGTAATATGTGTCTTCTTCTTTCGCTATAGAAGTAAACATTTGCTTGCTACAGGAACCGCGTTAGGTACTGTGATTTCTATACTTCTGACGGGTATACTAGCCGCAAATCTCAATTGGACATGGATATTCTACATAGAAGGAGCACTTTGCTTAATTTGGTGCACTGTCTGGTGGATATTGATCGAAGACAGCCCGGAAGAACAAACGAAGTTTATTACCCAAGAAGAGAAGGACTACATCATGCAGTCTTTGGGCCacagtaaaaatttcattgaaaaaaaagag AGATTAGCGGTTCCGTGGAGGGAAGTCCTAAGGTCTAAGCCATTTATGGCTATTTTAATAGCACACTTCTGTAGCAATTTTGGTTGGTACATGTTGCTTATCGAGCTGCCTACATTTATGAATCAGATTTTAAAATTCGACATGAGCTCG AATGCTGGTCTCTCTTCCATGCCATTCTTATGCATGTGGATTTTCACTATGATTCTTAGTAAGGTACTAGCCGTTATGCAGAGTAAAGAATGGATCACGGTAACAACGTCGAGAAAAATTGGGACACTCTTTT CATCTATAGTACCCATGATCTGCTTAATAGGAGTATCTTATGTTGGCTGTAATCGAATATTAGCTGTCGCATTAATGACAATTGGAGTAACTTGTATCGGTGGAATGTATAGTGGATTCTTATCGAATCATATCGATATTGCTCCAAATTTTGCTGGTACACTCGTTGCTATTACAAATTGTGTCGCTACCATTCCTGGATTTGTAGTGCCGATATTTGTAGGAAAATTGACGCACGGAAATGTGAGTAATTGTATCAGCGTCTTATTATTTATCCATTCAAATCTGAATGcacaagaatattttaaatataataataacactttATTCGTtgactattttatatatttctatttacagcAAACTATAGGAGCCTGGCGAATCATATTTTTCGCGACTGTCGGATTGTACATAGTTGAAACGATAGTTTACACTATTTTTGGAAGCGGTGAAGAGCAGCCCTGGAACAAAACTAAACCAACCGACGAAGAAGCAAGCGATCAGACATTATCTTTAAAAGACGATACTAggatgtaa
- the LOC128873861 gene encoding putative inorganic phosphate cotransporter isoform X2 — protein MAGKNYSKGTRSIMLPMRYVMAIMGSIGLAIIYGFKVNVSVAIVAMVNHTAVKLSSMHDLQVENTTAITAEECHHDSVSSDMAKAVVEDGPFVWNEPLQGLILSSYFWGYMASLLPGGRMAELLSAKWVMNGSVLLNVVASILSPVAAQIHYSLFIVMRVIQGIGGGVTFPAMHVMVAKWAPPNERSVLASIVYAGTALGTVISILLTGILAANLNWTWIFYIEGALCLIWCTVWWILIEDSPEEQTKFITQEEKDYIMQSLGHSKNFIEKKERLAVPWREVLRSKPFMAILIAHFCSNFGWYMLLIELPTFMNQILKFDMSSNAGLSSMPFLCMWIFTMILSKVLAVMQSKEWITVTTSRKIGTLFSSIVPMICLIGVSYVGCNRILAVALMTIGVTCIGGMYSGFLSNHIDIAPNFAGTLVAITNCVATIPGFVVPIFVGKLTHGNVSNCISVLLFIHSNLNAQEYFKYNNNTLFVDYFIYFYLQQTIGAWRIIFFATVGLYIVETIVYTIFGSGEEQPWNKTKPTDEEASDQTLSLKDDTRM, from the exons ATGGCTGGCAAGAATTATTCTAAGG gaACAAGGAGTATCATGCTCCCTATGCGATACGTGATGGCGATCATGGGTTCTATTGGACTCGCCATCATTTATGGGTTTAAGGTAAACGTAAGCGTAGCGATTGTGGCTATGGTAAACCACACTGCTGTAAAACTATCCTCGATGCATGACTTACAAGTCGAGAATACAACTGCGATTACCGCGGAAGAGTGTCACCACGATAGTGTTTCTTCTGATATGGCAAAAGCTGTCGTCGAg gaTGGTCCGTTTGTATGGAACGAACCATTGCAAGGTCTTATTTTATCGTCCTACTTTTGGGGGTATATGGCGTCGTTGCTTCCGGGAGGAAGAATGGCTGAACTATTATCCGCGAAATGGGTGATGAATGGATCCGTGCTTCTGAACGTCGTAGCGTCTATACTATCACCTGTTGCTGCCCAAATCCACTACTCCCTCTTCATCGTGATGAGAGTCATTCAGGGAATCGGTGGA GGTGTAACATTTCCTGCTATGCATGTCATGGTCGCCAAGTGGGCTCCACCGAATGAGAGAAGCGTTCTCGCCTCGATCGTTTATGCGG GAACCGCGTTAGGTACTGTGATTTCTATACTTCTGACGGGTATACTAGCCGCAAATCTCAATTGGACATGGATATTCTACATAGAAGGAGCACTTTGCTTAATTTGGTGCACTGTCTGGTGGATATTGATCGAAGACAGCCCGGAAGAACAAACGAAGTTTATTACCCAAGAAGAGAAGGACTACATCATGCAGTCTTTGGGCCacagtaaaaatttcattgaaaaaaaagag AGATTAGCGGTTCCGTGGAGGGAAGTCCTAAGGTCTAAGCCATTTATGGCTATTTTAATAGCACACTTCTGTAGCAATTTTGGTTGGTACATGTTGCTTATCGAGCTGCCTACATTTATGAATCAGATTTTAAAATTCGACATGAGCTCG AATGCTGGTCTCTCTTCCATGCCATTCTTATGCATGTGGATTTTCACTATGATTCTTAGTAAGGTACTAGCCGTTATGCAGAGTAAAGAATGGATCACGGTAACAACGTCGAGAAAAATTGGGACACTCTTTT CATCTATAGTACCCATGATCTGCTTAATAGGAGTATCTTATGTTGGCTGTAATCGAATATTAGCTGTCGCATTAATGACAATTGGAGTAACTTGTATCGGTGGAATGTATAGTGGATTCTTATCGAATCATATCGATATTGCTCCAAATTTTGCTGGTACACTCGTTGCTATTACAAATTGTGTCGCTACCATTCCTGGATTTGTAGTGCCGATATTTGTAGGAAAATTGACGCACGGAAATGTGAGTAATTGTATCAGCGTCTTATTATTTATCCATTCAAATCTGAATGcacaagaatattttaaatataataataacactttATTCGTtgactattttatatatttctatttacagcAAACTATAGGAGCCTGGCGAATCATATTTTTCGCGACTGTCGGATTGTACATAGTTGAAACGATAGTTTACACTATTTTTGGAAGCGGTGAAGAGCAGCCCTGGAACAAAACTAAACCAACCGACGAAGAAGCAAGCGATCAGACATTATCTTTAAAAGACGATACTAggatgtaa
- the LOC128873880 gene encoding 5-methylcytosine rRNA methyltransferase NSUN4, with amino-acid sequence MALLVNKLRLGELVKVSVRYKNGPNHWSVLRKKKTAKDKALQHFDEFYGSVYGDNWQVIRAALLKEESKYIAVVNNFSDTERIKSDLELLGAFNLKVLYNVFNETIAHSPKSETIETKNDQSSIDTFISNIKSTEVESIYPADHEHVPKELTSEENEELITTQKPLQSIQLQSINKDLNEVAIETNRIIDSSKNLSLLHEYIPATKIKGLDDWVLESNHYDFYNKAPEFKVHIVKEYVLSFPKHLHAYTFEAESKVRFPNPKRGTTGVLDYYLFDGGSILPILALDLQLGDIVLDMCAAPGGKALTILQTLLPKVVVANDKVESRVNRINNVMEQYVLNLCDEQSLFVTEQDARAIDEKDIYNKILVDVPCTTDRHVLHSDENNMFKPSRLKERLQIPELQSEILTNALKLVSVGGIVVYATCSLSPIQNDGVVHVALKKAWEESDSVMIVKDMTEALSPLKCIYRFGDIDLKYGHIVVPSLGSNWGPMYFCKIVRVR; translated from the exons ATGGCTCTGctagttaataaattaagattAGGAGAACTTGTAAAAGTATCGGTTAGGTACAAAAACGGACCAAATCATTGG AGTGTattaaggaaaaagaaaactgcaAAAGACAAAGCATTGCAACACTTTGATGAATTTTATGGGTCTGTATATGGAGATAATTGGCAGGTCATACGGGCTGCATTActgaaagaagaaagtaaatatatagCTGTGGTTAATAATTTTAGTGATACAGAAAGGATAAAATCAGATTTGGAG ttGCTTGGTGCCTTCAATTTGAAAGTATTATACAatgtatttaatgaaactataGCTCATTCTCCCAAGTCTGAAACTATTGAGACTAAAAATGATCAGAGTTCAATAGATACTTTTATATCTAATATTAAGTCAACTGAAGTTGAGTCAATCTATCCAGCTGATCATGAACATGTACCAAAGGAGTTAACAtcagaagaaaatgaagagtTGATTACAACTCAGAAACCACTACAATCTATACAATTACaatctataaataaagatttaaatgAAGTAGCTATAGAAACTAATCGTATCATTGATTCATCCAAAAATTTATCTCTGCTTCATGAGTATATACCTGCCACAAAAATAAAGG GTTTGGATGATTGGGTACTCGAATCCAATCATTATGACTTTTACAATAAAGCACCTGAGTTTAAAGTACATATTGTAAAAGAATATGTTCTTTCATTCCCAAAACATTTGCATGCATATACTTTCGAAGCAGAAAGTAAAGTCAGGTTCCCAAATCCAAAAAGAGGAACCACTGGTGTTCTAG attattatttgttcgatGGAGGATCTATATTACCAATATTAGCCCTTGATTTACAATTAGGTGATATTGTGCTCGATATGTGTGCAGCACCTGGAGGTAAAGCTTTAACTATTCTTCAAACGCTTTTGCCTAAGGTGGTGGTGGCTAATGATAAAGTGGAGTCTAGAGTGAACAGAATAAACAATGTCATGGAGCAgtacgtattaaatttatgtgATGAGCAAAGTTTATTTGTAACAGAACAGGATGCTCGAGCAATAGACGAGAAAGATATATACAATAAG atTTTAGTCGATGTGCCGTGCACAACAGATAGACATGTGTTACACTCTGACGAAAACAATATGTTTAAACCTTCTAGACTTAAGGAAAGATTACAAATCCCAGAACTTCAATCCGAAATTTTAAC aaATGCATTAAAGTTGGTATCAGTTGGAGGCATTGTTGTTTATGCAACATGCTCCCTCAGTCCTATACAAAACGATGGTGTTGTGCACGTAGCATTAAAAAAAGCATGGGAAGAAAGTGATTCCGTTATGATCGTAAA AGATATGACGGAAGCATTGTCGCCTTTGAAGTGTATCTATAGATTTGGCGATATTGATTTAAAGTATGGTCATATCGTTGTCCCTAGTCTCGGTAGTAATTGGGGACCgatgtatttttgtaaaatagtaAGGGTACGATAA